A genomic segment from Echeneis naucrates chromosome 20, fEcheNa1.1, whole genome shotgun sequence encodes:
- the pex2 gene encoding peroxisome biogenesis factor 2 isoform X3, whose translation MGLEREDNQEGLARHVRTKSGTELQSPVLRISQLDALELDLALEQLVWTQFSQCFQNFRPGLLTPVEPELRALLQLLVWRFTLYSSSATVGQSLLSLRYHNALSSSPNYRPLSRRQKLCLALLSVGPRWLQERSHSLLLYLGLSTGGQTSERDNGLLQNGRTVLTLVSGIAQVTSIINFLVFLRKGRHPFLAERIVGAQAVFSKPNVVRDITYQYMNRELLWHGFAEFLIFLLPLINTRKLKATLYTIAFGKESANDEGGRDMQGLWKECGLCGEWPTMPHTVGCQHVFCYYCIKSHSIAETCLTCPKCGTEADQLEPVKVDVEMISRQ comes from the exons ATgg gtCTGGAACGCGAGGACAACCAAGAAGGCCTAGCCAGACATGTCAGAACCAAAAGTGGGACTGAGCTGCAGAGCCCGGTGTTACGCATCAGCCAGTTGGATGCCCTTGAGCTAGACTTAGCTCTAGAGCAGCTGGTATGGACCCAGTTCTCCCAGTGCTTCCAGAATTTCCGCCCTGGCCTCCTCACCCCTGTGGAGCCTGAGCTAAgggctctgctgcagctgctcgtGTGGAGGTTCACACTGTATTCCAGCAGCGCCACTGTGGGCCAGTCTTTACTCAGCCTGCGCTACCACAACGCTCTTTCGTCATCTCCCAACTACAGACCTCTGTCCCGCCGACAGAAGCTATGTCTGGCCCTGCTCAGCGTAGGTCCCCGCTGGTTGCAGGAGCGTTCCCATAGCCTGCTGCTGTATTTGGGTTTGAGCACAGGGGGCCAAACCTCTGAAAGAGATAATGGTTTGCTCCAAAACGGTCGTACAGTCCTGACCCTTGTTTCCGGTATTGCCCAGGTCACAAGTATCATTAATTTCCTTGTGTTCTTAAGGAAAGGTCGTCATCCTTTCCTGGCTGAAAGGATCGTGGGAGCTCAGGCAGTTTTCAGCAAGCCAAATGTAGTCAGAGACATAACCTACCAGTACATGAACCGGGAGCTGTTATGGCATGGCTTTGCTGAATTCCTCATCTTCCTGTTACCACTGATCAATACAAGGAAACTGAAGGCGACACTGTATACGATTGCTTTTGGGAAGGAAAGTGCGAAtgatgaaggagggagggacaTGCAAGGCTTGTGGAAAGAGTGTGGACTATGTGGAGAGTGGCCCACCATGCCTCACACAGTGGGCTGTCAACATGTTTTCTGCTATTACTGCATCAAAAGCCACAGCATTGCAGAAACTTGCCTCACCTGTCCCAAATGTGGCACAGAGGCAGACCAACTTGAGCCAGTCAAGGTGGACGTAGAAATGATCAGTAGGCAATGA
- the pex2 gene encoding peroxisome biogenesis factor 2 isoform X2, whose product MAGLEREDNQEGLARHVRTKSGTELQSPVLRISQLDALELDLALEQLVWTQFSQCFQNFRPGLLTPVEPELRALLQLLVWRFTLYSSSATVGQSLLSLRYHNALSSSPNYRPLSRRQKLCLALLSVGPRWLQERSHSLLLYLGLSTGGQTSERDNGLLQNGRTVLTLVSGIAQVTSIINFLVFLRKGRHPFLAERIVGAQAVFSKPNVVRDITYQYMNRELLWHGFAEFLIFLLPLINTRKLKATLYTIAFGKESANDEGGRDMQGLWKECGLCGEWPTMPHTVGCQHVFCYYCIKSHSIAETCLTCPKCGTEADQLEPVKVDVEMISRQ is encoded by the exons ATgg caggtCTGGAACGCGAGGACAACCAAGAAGGCCTAGCCAGACATGTCAGAACCAAAAGTGGGACTGAGCTGCAGAGCCCGGTGTTACGCATCAGCCAGTTGGATGCCCTTGAGCTAGACTTAGCTCTAGAGCAGCTGGTATGGACCCAGTTCTCCCAGTGCTTCCAGAATTTCCGCCCTGGCCTCCTCACCCCTGTGGAGCCTGAGCTAAgggctctgctgcagctgctcgtGTGGAGGTTCACACTGTATTCCAGCAGCGCCACTGTGGGCCAGTCTTTACTCAGCCTGCGCTACCACAACGCTCTTTCGTCATCTCCCAACTACAGACCTCTGTCCCGCCGACAGAAGCTATGTCTGGCCCTGCTCAGCGTAGGTCCCCGCTGGTTGCAGGAGCGTTCCCATAGCCTGCTGCTGTATTTGGGTTTGAGCACAGGGGGCCAAACCTCTGAAAGAGATAATGGTTTGCTCCAAAACGGTCGTACAGTCCTGACCCTTGTTTCCGGTATTGCCCAGGTCACAAGTATCATTAATTTCCTTGTGTTCTTAAGGAAAGGTCGTCATCCTTTCCTGGCTGAAAGGATCGTGGGAGCTCAGGCAGTTTTCAGCAAGCCAAATGTAGTCAGAGACATAACCTACCAGTACATGAACCGGGAGCTGTTATGGCATGGCTTTGCTGAATTCCTCATCTTCCTGTTACCACTGATCAATACAAGGAAACTGAAGGCGACACTGTATACGATTGCTTTTGGGAAGGAAAGTGCGAAtgatgaaggagggagggacaTGCAAGGCTTGTGGAAAGAGTGTGGACTATGTGGAGAGTGGCCCACCATGCCTCACACAGTGGGCTGTCAACATGTTTTCTGCTATTACTGCATCAAAAGCCACAGCATTGCAGAAACTTGCCTCACCTGTCCCAAATGTGGCACAGAGGCAGACCAACTTGAGCCAGTCAAGGTGGACGTAGAAATGATCAGTAGGCAATGA
- the pex2 gene encoding peroxisome biogenesis factor 2 isoform X1 — translation MYASGMFPPRLYCDRQSEGQLQGRGLEREDNQEGLARHVRTKSGTELQSPVLRISQLDALELDLALEQLVWTQFSQCFQNFRPGLLTPVEPELRALLQLLVWRFTLYSSSATVGQSLLSLRYHNALSSSPNYRPLSRRQKLCLALLSVGPRWLQERSHSLLLYLGLSTGGQTSERDNGLLQNGRTVLTLVSGIAQVTSIINFLVFLRKGRHPFLAERIVGAQAVFSKPNVVRDITYQYMNRELLWHGFAEFLIFLLPLINTRKLKATLYTIAFGKESANDEGGRDMQGLWKECGLCGEWPTMPHTVGCQHVFCYYCIKSHSIAETCLTCPKCGTEADQLEPVKVDVEMISRQ, via the exons ATGTATGCTTCGGGAATGTTCCCTCCCCGCCTTTATTGTGACCGTCAGTCTGAAGGTCAACTCCAGGGGAGAG gtCTGGAACGCGAGGACAACCAAGAAGGCCTAGCCAGACATGTCAGAACCAAAAGTGGGACTGAGCTGCAGAGCCCGGTGTTACGCATCAGCCAGTTGGATGCCCTTGAGCTAGACTTAGCTCTAGAGCAGCTGGTATGGACCCAGTTCTCCCAGTGCTTCCAGAATTTCCGCCCTGGCCTCCTCACCCCTGTGGAGCCTGAGCTAAgggctctgctgcagctgctcgtGTGGAGGTTCACACTGTATTCCAGCAGCGCCACTGTGGGCCAGTCTTTACTCAGCCTGCGCTACCACAACGCTCTTTCGTCATCTCCCAACTACAGACCTCTGTCCCGCCGACAGAAGCTATGTCTGGCCCTGCTCAGCGTAGGTCCCCGCTGGTTGCAGGAGCGTTCCCATAGCCTGCTGCTGTATTTGGGTTTGAGCACAGGGGGCCAAACCTCTGAAAGAGATAATGGTTTGCTCCAAAACGGTCGTACAGTCCTGACCCTTGTTTCCGGTATTGCCCAGGTCACAAGTATCATTAATTTCCTTGTGTTCTTAAGGAAAGGTCGTCATCCTTTCCTGGCTGAAAGGATCGTGGGAGCTCAGGCAGTTTTCAGCAAGCCAAATGTAGTCAGAGACATAACCTACCAGTACATGAACCGGGAGCTGTTATGGCATGGCTTTGCTGAATTCCTCATCTTCCTGTTACCACTGATCAATACAAGGAAACTGAAGGCGACACTGTATACGATTGCTTTTGGGAAGGAAAGTGCGAAtgatgaaggagggagggacaTGCAAGGCTTGTGGAAAGAGTGTGGACTATGTGGAGAGTGGCCCACCATGCCTCACACAGTGGGCTGTCAACATGTTTTCTGCTATTACTGCATCAAAAGCCACAGCATTGCAGAAACTTGCCTCACCTGTCCCAAATGTGGCACAGAGGCAGACCAACTTGAGCCAGTCAAGGTGGACGTAGAAATGATCAGTAGGCAATGA